In Streptomyces sp. TS71-3, the following proteins share a genomic window:
- a CDS encoding 2-hydroxyacid dehydrogenase, which produces MRILAAGDHFVRPDLIRAALDEELSADGTRVDVAELVLPWPHEPFGPVGGVQEASGTEDRLIDALGDAEVCVTQMAPFTARVFAARPALRMVAVCRGGPVNVDLDAATRHGVAVSFAPGRNAPAAAEFAVGLMLAALRRIPTADAELKRGRWRGDFYAYDESGSELDGATVGLVGYGAIGRIVARVLRAFGAHVLAADPYADPQAVRADGVEPVELDDLMRRSSVVSLHARLTPETRHLIDAERLALLPHGAVLVNSARGALLDHAPLPDLLASGRLRALALDVYDVEPPPADWPLGAAPNVVTAPHLAGATRQTAHRAAAITAGEVGRFLRGEKLAHPANPEVAGGPAA; this is translated from the coding sequence TGATCCGCGCGGCGCTCGACGAGGAACTCTCCGCGGACGGCACCCGGGTCGACGTCGCGGAGCTGGTCCTGCCCTGGCCGCACGAGCCGTTCGGACCGGTCGGCGGGGTGCAGGAGGCCAGCGGCACCGAGGACCGGCTCATCGACGCGCTGGGCGACGCCGAGGTGTGCGTGACGCAGATGGCGCCGTTCACCGCCCGGGTCTTCGCGGCCCGGCCCGCCCTGCGGATGGTCGCCGTCTGCCGGGGCGGCCCCGTCAACGTGGACCTGGACGCGGCCACCCGGCACGGCGTGGCCGTCAGCTTCGCGCCGGGCCGCAACGCCCCGGCCGCCGCGGAGTTCGCCGTCGGCCTGATGCTGGCCGCGCTGCGCCGCATCCCCACCGCGGACGCGGAGCTGAAACGGGGCCGCTGGCGCGGCGACTTCTACGCCTACGACGAGAGTGGCAGCGAGCTGGACGGCGCCACGGTCGGCCTCGTCGGCTACGGCGCCATCGGCCGGATCGTCGCCCGGGTGCTGCGCGCCTTCGGGGCACACGTGCTGGCCGCCGACCCGTACGCGGATCCCCAGGCGGTGCGCGCGGACGGCGTGGAGCCGGTCGAGCTGGACGACCTGATGCGGCGCAGCAGCGTCGTCAGCCTGCACGCGCGGCTCACCCCCGAGACCCGCCACCTCATCGACGCCGAGCGTCTCGCGCTGCTGCCCCACGGCGCGGTACTGGTGAACTCGGCGCGCGGCGCGCTCCTCGACCACGCCCCGCTGCCGGATCTCCTCGCGTCCGGCAGGCTCCGGGCCCTGGCCCTGGACGTGTACGACGTCGAGCCGCCGCCGGCCGACTGGCCCCTGGGCGCCGCGCCGAACGTCGTCACCGCCCCGCACCTCGCGGGCGCCACCCGGCAGACGGCGCACCGCGCGGCCGCCATCACCGCCGGCGAGGTGGGCCGCTTCCTGCGCGGCGAGAAGCTGGCGCACCCCGCCAACCCCGAGGTGGCGGGAGGCCCGGCGGCATGA